One segment of Scomber scombrus chromosome 3, fScoSco1.1, whole genome shotgun sequence DNA contains the following:
- the tnni1b gene encoding troponin I type 1b (skeletal, slow) produces the protein MLKSLMVARAKEDLEQEMEEKEEQKEKYLEEKSPPIQTSSMSLEELQTLCQELHAKIDVVDEERYDIEAKVLHNTREIKDLNIKVLDLRGKFKRPNLRRVRVSADAILRSLLGSKHKVSLDLRANLKSVKKEDTEKEKTVEVNDWRKNVEAMSGMEGRKKMFDAAKGPNQ, from the exons ATGCTTAAG AGCTTGATGGTAGCCAGAGCTAAGGAGGATCTGGAGCAGgagatggaagaaaaagaggagcagaaggaaaAGTACCTAGAAGAAAAATCTCCTCCAATACAGACCAGCAGCATGTCCTTAGAGGAGCTACAG ACATTATGTCAAGAGCTGCATGCCAAAATAGATGTGGTGGACGAGGAGCGCTATGATATTGAAGCCAAAGTCTTGCACAACACCAGAGAG ATCAAAGACCTAAACATCAAGGTACTGGACCTGCGAGGGAAATTTAAGAGGCCCAACCTGAGAAGGGTCAGGGTGTCTGCTGATGCCATCTTGCGCTCCCTACTGGGCTCCAAACACAAGGTCTCTTTGGATTTGCGAGCTAATCTCAAATCAGTCAAGAAGGAAGACACAGAAAAG GAGAAGACAGTGGAGGTGAACGACTGGAGGAAGAATGTGGAAGCCATGTCGGGCATGGAGGGCCGCAAGAAAATGTTTGATGCAGCAAAGGGCCCCAACCAGTAG
- the csrp1b gene encoding cysteine and glycine-rich protein 1b: MPFGGGNKCGCCQKTVYFAEEVQCEGKSWHKSCFLCMVCKKNLDSTTVAVHVDEIYCKSCYGKKYGPKGYGFGGGAGTLSMDTGEGIGIKPEVQGPHRPTNNPNASPFAQKAGGSDVCPRCGRTVYAAEKVIGGGNPWHKGCFRCAKCGKGLESTTVADRDGEIYCKGCYAKNFGPKGFGFGQGAGALAHSQ; the protein is encoded by the exons ATGCCTTTTGGAGGAGGAAACAAGTGTGGCTGCTGCCAGAAAACCGTCTACTTTGCtgaggaagtgcagtgtgaggGGAAGAGCTGGCATAAATCCTGTTTTCTGTGCA TGGTCTGTAAGAAGAACTTAGACAGCACAACAGTGGCTGTTCATGTGGATGAGATCTACTGCAAATCATGCTATGGCAAGAAATATGGGCCAAAAGGCTATGGCTTTGGAGGTGGAGCCGGCACTCTGAGTATGGACACAGGAGAGGGAATTGGAATCAAGCCTGAAGT ACAAGGTCCTCATCGCCCTACAAATAACCCAAACGCCTCCCCGTTTGCCCAGAAAGCAGGGGGCTCAGATGTGTGTCCCCGATGTGGCAGAACGGTGTACGCAGCGGAGAAGGTTATCGGCGGAGGCAAT CCCTGGCATAAGGGCTGCTTTCGTTGTGCCAAGTGTGGCAAAGGACTTGAGTCCACAACTGTTGCTGATAGAGACGGAGAGATCTACTGTAAAG GTTGTTATGCAAAGAACTTTGGTCCCAAGGGATTTGGCTTTGGTCAGGGTGCAGGAGCTCTGGCTCATTCCCAGTAA